Part of the Carnobacterium pleistocenium FTR1 genome is shown below.
TTTACTATAAAGATTTATCTTCCGCTTTTGATTGTTTTCCCATTATAATTTTTTTCAAGTTTGTTTTATAAAAATCTTTATAGGAACTGATATCACTCTGTAATAATTTCAATCCTATTTTATAATATAACGGTAATTTTTTATCGTTATCAATTTCTGTTTGGTAGAGTTGAATATCTTGTTGAAGCCTTTCTTGAAAAATTTCTGCTTCTAGCGAATCGGGAGCTTGACTTAATTTATATCCAACAGAATTTATACTTTCAACAAGCTTTCGCAAGCCTTCATGTTTTAATTCAGGAAAATCTTTTTTTACCAGAGCATATAATTTCTCAGTCTCAGTTAGAATATCATAATATTTTGGTGAAAAAGTGCTATTGATAATGGTATTTGATCTTCTGATATAATGATAACCAACACTATTCGTTACAATTGTCTTACTAGATATTTTGGCAAGCTTATAAGTCGTCACGATATCCTCAAAAATTTTCCCCACTGGAAAAGAGACTTCTAAAAATAAACTATGATGATAAATTTTATTCCATGTATAAAAAGCTACTCCTGAAGAGCCAAATATTAATTCAATCAACTCTTTTGGTTCAGTAATAATTTTATTTTTACTATGTTTTTTAGGAACTCTGATTTTGCCATATACTTTATCAAAGTTCATTACATACATCGTCATATCCGGGTGTTGAATTCTTTCTTTATGGAAATTCAAAAAAACTTCTTCATCAAATCGATCATCACTGTCGATAAACGCATAAAACTCTCCAGATGCCGCTTTTATTCCTTGATTTCTAGCAGCTGATAATCCTTTATTTACTTGATGAACAACTTTAATACGCTCATCTGTTTTTGCTAATAAATCACAAATTTCCGGCGAGCTATCTGAAGAACCATCATCAACCAAAATAAGTTCAAAGTCGCTATATTGTTGTTGTAAAACGCTTTTTACCGCATCTCCTAAAGTTGCGCTTGTATTGTATACAGGCATAATGACGCTTAGCAACATATTTTTTCCTCCTTGAATACTGTAAATCCTTTTTTCTTGCTAGGTTATTTCTCAATTCAAACTTTCTTAAATTGCTTTAACACTTCCACCATCAATCATCAAAGCTGATCCTGTAACGTAGGTGTTTACATCTGAAACAAGAAAGACAACAAACTTGGCAAATTCTTCTGGCGTTCCATAGCGGCCAAGTGGAATAGAGTCTTCTATCCTTTTTGTAACTTCTTCCCTAGATACATTCTGTTTTTCAGCTATCCTTTCATCCAACATTGCGATTCTATCCGTTGCAATTCGTCCAGGTGCAACAGTATTTACTAGAATGTTGTACGGGCCTAACTCCTCGGCTAACGTTTTACTAAGACCCAAAATACCAAGACGAAATGTATTTGATAATATTAATCCTGAAATCGGTTGTTTAATTGATGAAGAAGCGATATTAATAATTTTACCACCATTTTCTTTTAAATCCGGCAATACTTCACGAATAATGCGAATATAACTCAATAAATTCAGTTGGAAAGAATTTTCCCAATCTTTATCCGAAAATTCTTCAAAAGAACCTGTCGGAGGCCCACCAGCGTTATTGATAAGAATATCAATAGGTCCAAGAACTTTTCTCGTTTCTTTTACGAGTTGCTGAATATCTTCGATTTTAGTAATATCAGCAGGGTGAAAAAAAACTTTTCCTTTTCCAATTGCGTTTAGTTCCTCTTGCACGTTTTTTAATTTCTCGGCATTCCGACTTGAAATCATTACATTTGTTCCTTCTTTTACCAATTCAGTTGCTACTGCTTTTCCTAATCCTTGACTTGAAGCTATTACTAATGCTGTTTTACCTGCCAAATTTAAGTCCACTAAAAACTCCTCCTTTAATTTATTCATTATCTCTTATCTTACTTCATTTTTTCATAATCAAGTACAAATGTAAACTTTTACCTTGAAGTATTGCTCAAATGCTTCATTCTTTCATTTAATTAATGGCAGTGTTATAATTTATTTGTTTAAGAAAAGGTTCCCATAACATCTGTTAATTAGTTTTTTTAATATTTTTATTTTTCTTATACACTTTTTTTTAGAAAGGATTGTTTTATTATGCCATCGTCCATTGAATCACAGACATTTATTCCTGTTTTATTAGGAGGAAACTTAGGTGCCTATAGTACAGCAAGGTCTTTTTATGAAGCTTATAAAGTAACCTCTCTTGTTTTATGTACTATGGTTACTGGACCAATCGATCATTCTATCTTTATTGATCCCGTAGTTGAGCCTAAAATGATGCAACCTGAGGTATTGATAAATTTGCTAAAAGATATCGATACACGCTACCCAAATAAAAAAAAGATCCTCTTAGCTAGTTCAGACAACTCGGTTGAACTGATTATCAATCACAAAGAGCTTTTCCCCAGTGATTGGATTATTCCTTATGTAGACAAGAAGATTTTTTATCATGCAACGAATAAAGCAAGTTTTTATGACATTTGTGAAAAAGAGGGAGTCCCTTATCCTAAAAGTTTAGTGATAAGCGAATATAAAGAACAGCTACCATTCGACTTCCCCATTATCATCAAACCGACTAATAGCATGAAATATCATTCAATTGACTTTCCAGGTAAAGAAAAGGTTTATATTTGCGAAACTCCCGCTGCATACAAGAAAATCATCCAAGATATGAAAGATAATGGGTATGCTGATGAAATTATTTTACAAGAATACATTCCAGGGGATGACTCCTTAGTTGGCGTTGCTACTGTTTATTCTTCTCACGACACCGGAGAAGTAAAGGTGGTTGCTTTTGGACAAACATTACTTGAAGACCATACACCCTCAGCTATTGGAAATCACCTTGCTATTTTAACAAGAAAAGAAGATCAAATCGTTAGAGATGTAACTAAATTAGTCAAAGCTACTGGGTGGACAGGCTTTTCTAACTATGATGTTAAATATGATTCCCGTAATCAAACTTATAAGTTTTTTGAGCTTAATGCTCGTCTTGGTCGCAGTAATTATTATGTGACTGCTGCCGGTAAGAATGTAGCTGTTTATTATGTAAAAGATTTTATTGAGCATGAATTTATTGACTATTCTGTAGCGGATAACCAAATTTTGTACTCAGCAGTACCAAAGAAACTATTATTAGACAATATCCATTCAAGAGAAACAAAAAACATTGTTCAACAATTGTATAAAGCTAAAGAAGTCTTTCATCCTTTAGCTAGCCAAGATGAACCAAGTATAAAACGCAAACTCTATGTAAAAATCGCCACACTAAACTACTTTAAGAAGTTTAAAACTTATCCACAACCTCATTAATCTTCTGTTTCTATCTCAAAATAGGAAGGTCGTCCTAATTATGAAGAACTTTTTTGCTATCTTAGGCGGTATGGGCACACTAACAACCACTAACTTTTTAGTTGAATTAAACAAAAAACACAATCCAAAAAAAGATCAAGACTTCTTTAATTATATTTTATTCAATCATGCTGAAATTCCAGATCGTACAGCGTATATCCTTGACCATTCAACTCCTAGTCCATTGCCTGCATTGATTGAAGATATTGAGAAAATCAACCTGTTACAACCAGATTTTATTGTCATGCCGTGTAACACTGCTCATTATTTTATTGATGATTTAAAAGAAGCTACATCTATTCCTATTATCGATATGATTAAAGAAACCGTTAAAGCGATCCCCTTTCCAGCTCATTCTAAGAAAAAAATTGGTTTAGCTGTAACCCAAGGAACATTAGAAAGCCAATTATACCAGCTTGAACTTCTCTCCAAAGGCTACGAAGTCATTTTACCAGATCTTATCCAGCAGAATAAAATCAATCAATTAATTTATACTTTTATAAAAGAACAAGGCATTATCAACCTTTTGCTTTATGAAGAAATTCTCGAAGATTTTAAGCTAATGGGAAGTGATGTCACACTATTAGGATGCACCGAGCTTTCATTAGCCAACAGCCATGATCCATTAAAAAGATTTCCTGTTATTGATGCCGAAAAAATCCTTATAGATAAAACTTTTCAACTAGCTCAGGAATTGAAAGTAAGAGATAACAAAGCCCTTATAAATAGTGATATAGTTTGACTGTTACTAAAAAGAAATAAGTTTCAGCTTACACTTATACTTATTGAATAGACGCTTTATTTCTAGTATATGTCGCTAAAAACATACTGTAAATAATTACTGTTTTAACAGCAATTATTTCTAGTATGTTTTTTTATAGATAACAACCGCTTCTCCATCGTTTCTCCATAAATTCACGTTATACTATTATATATAACCAAATAAGGGGGAATTATAGTGAAAAAAAACAAACTAATTACACTATTCCTATTTTCTTTGATTTTATTAATTGTTGTTTCCATTATTTTAATACTAAACTTTAACAAATCAAATCCTTCCTTAACTAATAATGAGAATAGAACAGGAATGTTCAATAATGATACAAATTCTACGATGGGAAATGGTCAGATGAGATCAAATGATACCGCTGACATTATCGATGATTCTCAGATCCAGAATAAACTTAAACTGCCGCCACTTTTGGAAAGTGACCAAGAAACCTCAACAGATATTTCTTATACACTAACGGCCCAAGCAGGAACAACCGCATTCAAAGATGGGCCTTTAACCGAAACGTATGGGTATAATGGTTCCTATCTCGGTCCTATTTTACGCATCCGCAAAGGTCAAAATGTGCATCTTACTACCGTCAATAAATTAAATGAAAATACTTCTTTTCATTGGCATGGTTTACAGATACCCTCCAATGTTGACGGTGGCCCACATAGCCCCATTCAACCTAATGGAACAGCAACCGTTGATTTTACAGTGATGCAAGAAGCTGCGACTTTGTGGTTTCATCCCCATCCTGAAGGTCGTACTGGTGAGCAAGTCTATAATGGATTAGCTGGATTAATTTATATCGAAGACGAAAATTCTGATGCATTAGATCTTCCCAAAGATTATGGGATAAATGATTTTCCAATCATTGTTCAAGATCGTTTCTTTGATGAAAACAATCAATTCAACTATCAAGATATCCGAAACATGAACGGTACTAATGGAGATACCTTATTAGTGAATGGAACCATAGGCCCTTATATAGAAGTGAAAAATGAACGATTAAGGCTACGTCTTGTCAATGGTTCAAATGCACGTAATTATCAGTTTAATCTATCAAGTGAGGAAAATTTTTATCAAATCGCCTCTGATGGAGGGTTTTTAAATGAACCCGTACAAATGGATACTATTCAATTAGTTCCTGGCGAAAGAGCCGAAATTGTAGTTGATTTAAGTGCTTATAAAAATGGTGATACAGTACAAGTGCTGGACGGAACTGCTGAAACTCTTTCTATAAAGATTGTTGAAGAAATAAATTCTGAAGCTGGATCATTACCAAAAACTTTAAATGATGTATCAACTAATTTTGATAACATTTCTGTTCCAGATAAAGAACTAACCTTCAGTGGTATGGGAAATATGGTTGCTATTAATGGAAAACAGTTTGATATGAATCGGATAGACTTACGAGCAAAAAAAGGAATCACAGAAATATGGGAAATAACTAATTTAAGTGATATGATGAGTAGAATGATACATCCCTTTCATTTACATGGTGTTCAGTTCAAAGTATTAGACCGGAATGGGGAAGTTCCGCCTCTAAACGAACATGGATGGAAAGATACGATTGCATTATATCCTGGGGAAACAGTTCGTATTGCAGTTGAATTTTCAAAAAAAGGTATTTTCATGTACCATTGCCACATTCTTGAACATGAAGATAATGGAATGATGGGACAAATACTTGTAGAATAATGGTTTAAAAAAAGTTATAGAGAGATTAATGGGGGCAGTGAAATTTGAAAATTTTAATTGTAGATGATGAACCGAAAATATTGGATATTGTAGAAGCTTATCTCCATGCAAAAAAATTCCAAGTATTCCGAGCTTCTAACGGAACAGAAGCAATGGAAAAATTTGAGTTGGTGCAACCGAATCTAATTGTGTTAGATCTTATGTTACCTGATATATCTGGGACGATTATTTGTCAGAACATACGAAAAACATCTGACGTTCCTATCATTTTGCTGACTGCAAAATCAACAGAAAATGATATTCTAACTGGTCTGCAGATGGGAGCTGATGATTATATCGTAAAACCTTTCAGCCCCAAAGAATTAGTGGCGCGTGTAGAAACTGTTCTGCGTCGCTCAGCTTCACCTGCTGCACCAGAAATTAAGTGGTCATTTGATAAAGGCATCCTGGTGATTTATCCTGAGAACAAACAGGTTTTTAAAAACCAAAAGGAAATTATATTGACCCCTACTGAATTTGAACTGCTAGCATTACTAGCTTCCCATCCAAAACAAGTATTTTCTCGAGAGCAATTATTAGAAAATGTAAAAGGTCTTGAATTTGACGTTCTTGATCGCATTATTGATTCTCATATTAAGAACTTACGACAGAAAATTGAAGATAATACACGACAGCCTTATTTTATACTGACGGTTTATGGCATGGGCTATCGATTTGGTGGGAGAAAAAATGAATCGTACAATTAAATGGCAATTTATAGTTTCATTTGTCTCTATTTCTTTCATTATAATTGGCGCATTTAGTGTGATGACGCTAAGTCTAATGGATAATCACTTTGCAAAATATGTTGCTGAAAGACAAGAATCTGAACTGCTAGAATATACCACCAACTTAGAAAGATTTTACGCCGAAAATGATGGTTGGCCAACAACTGCTGCTTTTGATTCAATTGGATTGGAGTCATTACACAATTCAGTTATCTTGAAAATATATGACACTGAAAAAAATTTACTTTGGAGCCCTGCATCTTCAGATATGATGGGTCATAATCAAAAAATGCTGGGAAACAGTTCAAATATGGATAATATGATGGGATCAATAGAAAATACTCCTATAGAAGAAACTATTCCTTTGTTTAACGATGAACAAAAAATTGGAGAAGTTCTCATCAATTATATGGGACCCGCTGTTTATTCAGAACATGACGCTTTATTTATTGCAGATATGAAGAATAATCTTATCCTAGCCGCTATTATAGCGCTAGTGCTTTCTTTCTTTTTTGCTGCTCTAGTTGCGAAAAAAATAAGTCGTCCTATAGTGAAAGTAAAAAACTTTACAAGAAAAATTGCTAAAGGAAATTACTCAAGTTCGTCGCCTGAAAAAACAGCTATTAAAGAAATAGATGAACTTATTGTGTCGGTAAATGATTTATCCATTCAACTTGAAAATCAGCAAGCTATCAGAAATCAATTATCTTCAGATATCGCTCATGAAATCAGAACCCCTTTAACAACATTAAAAGGAAATCTGGAAGCTATGATAGATGGAATATGGGAAGTAACCGATGAACGCCTCCACAGCTGTTACGATGAAGTGAACCGTATCACTCGCCTTATCGGAAGTATTGATACAATTAATGAAATTGAAAGTCAGCAAGATAGTTTAAACAAAACATCTTTCGATTTATATCTTCTTGTAGAAAATATAACAGCTAATTTTGAAGCTTTTTTTGCTAAGAAAAACATTCATTATTCATTGGATGGTCATTCTTTATTCATTACTGCTGATAAGGACAAAATAAGTCAGGTCATTACAAATCTTTTATCAAATGCTGTTAAATTCACCCCATCCAAAGGAAGCATAACTTTAAAAGTTAGCAAAGAAAAAAATCATGCTTTGCTGATTGTAACAGATACTGGAGAAGGCATTCACCCAAAAGAAATCAATCATATTTTCGAGAGATTTTATATGTCTGATCTTTCAAGAAATAGTTCTTTAGGTGGTCAAGGCATTGGTCTAGCTATTGTAAAATCTATCATTAAGGCCCATAAAGGAACTATAACGGCCGAAAGTGATTATGGAAAAGGTTCTACATTTACAGTCATTCTTCCAACCACAAAATAAAATAGTGCACACTAAAAAAGCGTTATACTTTATAGTTAAAGTGTAACGCTTTTTTGATGGATACCAACTAACTCTATATGAATGTTATGGCCTTTATTGCAGATGTTTTTTTCTTTCCAAGTATTCTTCTTCAGAAATATTTCCTTTTGCATATTCTTTTTGAAGAATTTCCAAAGGTGTTTCTCTATTTTCACCTTTATTTTGTTGGTTAAGAACTAATTTCCCACCTAAAAATATAACCACAATTAACAATAAAAGCCAGAAAAATCCCATATACATCATTGCTCCCATTCCTCCTCTATTAAAAAAACTAAAACATTCAAACATGACAATTCCTCCTTTAAATCATTAAATTTTTTATCCAACTTATTAAGCTGATTCAAAACTATACAAAAGTACCTTTTATCATATGGCTTTCTATTTAATTAAGATACACCTCAATTGTGTGGATTTTATGTAGTTACACTAAATGTTTTTTATGTGGGTTCTACGCTTGAGTTAACAAAAAAAGTATGGCGTAAAATTTCAGTATGTTAATGAACTACTTACTTACTTATTTATTTCACTTCATAATTTCTGTATCAATTATAAACTAATAATTGTGAAAAATAAAAAAGCCCCCATGGAGAAAATACGAAAAACAGATTACTATACTTTTTCGTATTTTCTCCGGGTAACTTTTCTTTTTAAACCTTTTTTAATTCTGCTATGACCAAACAATCTCATTAAAAAAGTAATAAGGTTGATTTAGGGTAGTGACCTATTTAATCAATTCATAAATAGCTTCTGCGTAAATACTCATTGCATTCATCAAGTCATCGATAGCCATAAATTCGTTGGCTTGGTGCATAGTGTCAATGCTACTAGGGAACATTGCTCCATAAGCTACTCCACGTTCTAACAAGCGTCCGTATGTTCCGCCACCGATACTTTGTTCGTGAGCTTCTAATCCAGTTTGTCTTTGATAAACATCTAATAATGTTTTAACTAATGGATCTTCAGCAGATACATAATGCGGCATTTGTTCTTTGCCACGACTTAGCGTTACGCCGAATTCAGCTAATTTGCTTTCCATTTTGATTTCGATGCCTTCAGGTGTTACACCCTTAGGGAATCGAATATTCACGGCAATTACTCCACCATCTTCAGGAGTAAAAGTGAATACTCCTGGATTCATTGTTAAGTCTCCCATAATGTCATCAATATAATTTAATCCTAGTTTTTCAGCTTTAGTATCTTCATGTAGGTACTCAGTAGTTAATTGCAAGAAATTTTTAGTATCTCCGCCAAATGAATAATGATTTAGAAACGCCGCTAAATAAGTACCAGCATTTACACCTAAATGCGGTGCCATACCGTGAGCAGCTTTTCCTCCAACTTCAATCGTGACTTGAGTACCCTCTACTTCTATTTTTCCTGTGATTGGAGAAATTTCAATAAATTCATAAAAATCTTTTTCGATTTGAGTAGCTTCTTCACTTGTAAAAATAGCTGTAGCATCTTGTGGTACCATGTTTTCACGCAAACCAGCATCAAAACTCAATAATTCATTTTTTCCGCCTTTATTATTTCCTTTTGTATTTACGTAAACAGTAAGAATTCCTTTTTCACCGTTAATAATCGGGAATTCTGCATCTGGTGAGAAACCAAAGTCTGGCGTCGGTTCATTCGCTAAATAATGATCCATACACATCCAGCCACTCTCTTCATCTGTTCCAATAATAAAGCGAACTTTTTTAGAAACAGGTAAATTTAAATCTTTGATCAATTTCAACGCATAATAAGCAGCCACACCTGGCCCTTTATCATCACTTGAACCACGAGCATAGATACGTCCATCTTTGATCACTGGGCTGAAAGGATCTGTTTCCCAGCCTGTTCCAACAGGTACAACGTCAACGTGAGCAAAAACGCCCATTGTTTCGTCACCAGCACCGTATTCAATATGTCCAGCTAAGTTTCCAACATTTTTAGTAACAAATCCATCTCGTTCACCTAAAGCTAGAAATCTTTCTAAAGCTTCTTTTGGTCCTGGACCTACTGGAGCATCAGCGGTAGCTTTGCTATCATCGCGTACGCTGTTAATTTTAAGTAATTCCATTAAGTCTGCTAAAAAATCTTCTTTTCGAGCAGCCGTTTCTTTTTTCCAATCAATTGCCATCTATTCAACACTCCTCAAAATTTTATCTACATGTCTATCATATCACTTTTTGTTTCTAAGACCAACGCCTGGTTCTTTTTTTGTTATCTGCACCATTGAAAAAGATGCGTGCAAAAACTAATTATTCGTTCTATAATCAATGGGAATCATCATAAAAATAGTAGTCATCATTAGGAGGGTCTTAAGTGAAAGAAATAAATCCTGAAACCATTCATGGCATGATCCCAAAAAGAAATAAAGATAGTTATAAAGCAGATTATGGACGTGTACTTGTGATAGGCGGAAATGAAGATATGGGTGGGGCAATCATTCTTACCGCTAGTGCAGCCGTTTACAGTGGCGCTGGATTGGTTACCGTCGCTACAGCTAAAGTGAATCATACGGCTTTACATGCCCGCCTTCCAGAAGCGATGGTTTTTGATATGTATAACGAAGATTGCCTACTTAAAAAACTATCAACAGCGACCGTCATTGTTATTGGTCCTGGTCTGGGTCTTTCTTCTGAATCATTAGCCATTTTAAAATCTGTTTTAAAAACCGTCACAAAAGAACAACGCTTGATTATTGATGGCAGTGCTATTACTTTGATGGCGAAAAACAATTTAAAAACACCAGTAGCTCAAACAACTTATACACCTCACTTAGGTGAATGGCAAAAACTTTCTCACTTAAAACCAACTGAGCAAAATGAGACTTTAAATATTCTGGCTAGAACAGAATTAAAAGCAACAGTCGTTTTAAAACAATCACGAACAGAAATTTATTTTTTAAATGAAGTTTGGAAAAATACTCATGGAAATCCTGCAATGGCAACTGGTGGTATGGGAGATACATTGGCTGGTATGATTGCTGGATTCAGTGCTCAATTTAAAAATAATCGTTCTGCTATCATCACTGCTGTCTTCCTACACAGTAAAATTGGAGATGACTTAGCTAAAAAGCAATATGTTGTTCTTCCATCTCAAATTATTGAAAAGATTCCTAATGAGATGAAGGAATTTTCTACTATGTTTATTTTTTAATCTATTATCCAAAAAAAGGAGAGACCGCTTTATTCATTAGCAGTCTCTTCTTTTTTGGCGAAATAATGCATGCCATATTAATTGTAATCCCTCTTTTTTCCAAGTATACTCATGTATAACAAATCAGTTAAACTATATGAGGAGTGGTATATATGGTAAAACGTATAATTGGAAACTATCCATCTGCATCAGAAGCTTTGCAGGAAATCAATCAACTATTGGCTGAAGGCTACTCGAAAGAATCTATTACTTTAGTAACCAACCCTGATACAGAAAAATCCATCCACAGCCAAACCGATATAGAGATTTTAGTTTTATCCTCGGGGTCAAAAGATGATGAGTCATTAGGAGACAAAATAAAAAAATTCTTTTCCCTAAGTCCACAAGTAGATGATGAGCTGTATTCAGCCATTCCTGATGAAGCAGCTTTAGATGATTACAAAAATGCAATTGAAAAGGGGAGTACTCTTATTCTTGTAGAAATAAAACCTCCTTCCAATACTGCTGAAAACACGTATCCAATCGATATGGATACCGTTAAAGACGATGCTGCGGGGATTTACCCAACTGCCCCAGGCCTAGTAACTGAAGATGACCCATCTAATAGAGATAGTGACGAGAATCAAACATTCACTACTAGAACTCAACACTTAAATTACGATAATGAAGAATCAAACACAGGTATCAACACTGATGGAGACTTAGAGATCGAAGAAGATTTCCCTCCAACAGAATCACCGGATAGGACCGATTCTTATTAAAATAGTTTAAAAAGCAGGGAACTGAGACAATCATCTCAATTCCCTGCTTTTTTTCTTTATGAATGGGTTAATGAATCCAATTCTGCTTTTGTTAGTGGTCTGTACTCCCCTAATTTTAACGTCTCATCTAGCTGTACTTCTCCCATCGACAATCGTTTCAAATAACTAACAGACTTATCTACTGCTTCAAACATGCGCTTTACTTGATGGAATTTTCCTTCGTGTATTGTGACTCGAATGACGGACTGCTCTTTTTCAACATCTATAGATTCGATTTCTAATTTAGCAGATTGACAATTAAAACCATCATCCAACGTTATACCACTCGCAAATTCTTGAATATCCTGTTCATCTACTATACCTTCTATACTTGCTTGATAACATTTATCTACATGTTTCTTTGGTGAAAGTAAGTTATGCGCTAATGTTCCATCATTAGTTAAAATCAATAAGCCTTCTGTATCCTTATCCAACCTTCCTACTGGAAATGGATCCCGTGATTGATCTTGCGGTTGCAATAAATCAATTACTGTTTTATGCACATTATCTGTTGTTGCACTTACGACTCCTTGCGGTTTATGCAACATAAAATATACAAATTCTTGGTATTGAATAGCCTCACCTGAAACAGCAATAGCGTCTTTTTCTGGATTCACTTGCTTTTTACCTTCTTTTTCAACAAGTCCATTTACCGTAACTTCTTTTGATTTCAATACATCTTTCACCGTTTTTCTTGTTCCAAAGCCCATATTGGCTAACAACTTATCTAATCGCATTTACTTTGCTCCAATCTCTAATAACTTATGTAAAAAACTAGTTGAAGCCTTTTGGGTCTCAACTAGTTTTTTTATGACTGTATGTCAAACGGTGTAAATACTTTAAAATAAATTTTTTCTGGAATAGACGTGTTTGCTTGTGAAGCTATGAGATCGTCTGTAAGCCTGTAGTCTTACAAACTTTCAAGCTTCAAATAAACTGTAATCGCTGAAGCGTTAACGGTTTATACTTCACATTGAATCCTATACATAGCTACAAGCAACTCTATTCCTCCAAAAATTTTTGGATGAGTAATAAATTTAATTTGTTATGAACACTAAAATTATAAATTCTTTTTATTTGATACGCAGCTTAGTTCTTAAACTTGCAACACGAGATCCTATTAAGCGATCCGCTAAGCGAGTTTTTAAAGAAGCATACAAATACACCATACCACCAGATCCAGCTGAAATGGCCATCACCAATAATGCACTAGTTCTATTCTCTGAATCCATCACTAAGTAAAGAAGTTCTTTAACTGCA
Proteins encoded:
- a CDS encoding glycosyltransferase family 2 protein, which encodes MLLSVIMPVYNTSATLGDAVKSVLQQQYSDFELILVDDGSSDSSPEICDLLAKTDERIKVVHQVNKGLSAARNQGIKAASGEFYAFIDSDDRFDEEVFLNFHKERIQHPDMTMYVMNFDKVYGKIRVPKKHSKNKIITEPKELIELIFGSSGVAFYTWNKIYHHSLFLEVSFPVGKIFEDIVTTYKLAKISSKTIVTNSVGYHYIRRSNTIINSTFSPKYYDILTETEKLYALVKKDFPELKHEGLRKLVESINSVGYKLSQAPDSLEAEIFQERLQQDIQLYQTEIDNDKKLPLYYKIGLKLLQSDISSYKDFYKTNLKKIIMGKQSKAEDKSL
- a CDS encoding SDR family oxidoreductase: MDLNLAGKTALVIASSQGLGKAVATELVKEGTNVMISSRNAEKLKNVQEELNAIGKGKVFFHPADITKIEDIQQLVKETRKVLGPIDILINNAGGPPTGSFEEFSDKDWENSFQLNLLSYIRIIREVLPDLKENGGKIINIASSSIKQPISGLILSNTFRLGILGLSKTLAEELGPYNILVNTVAPGRIATDRIAMLDERIAEKQNVSREEVTKRIEDSIPLGRYGTPEEFAKFVVFLVSDVNTYVTGSALMIDGGSVKAI
- a CDS encoding carboxylate--amine ligase, which produces MPSSIESQTFIPVLLGGNLGAYSTARSFYEAYKVTSLVLCTMVTGPIDHSIFIDPVVEPKMMQPEVLINLLKDIDTRYPNKKKILLASSDNSVELIINHKELFPSDWIIPYVDKKIFYHATNKASFYDICEKEGVPYPKSLVISEYKEQLPFDFPIIIKPTNSMKYHSIDFPGKEKVYICETPAAYKKIIQDMKDNGYADEIILQEYIPGDDSLVGVATVYSSHDTGEVKVVAFGQTLLEDHTPSAIGNHLAILTRKEDQIVRDVTKLVKATGWTGFSNYDVKYDSRNQTYKFFELNARLGRSNYYVTAAGKNVAVYYVKDFIEHEFIDYSVADNQILYSAVPKKLLLDNIHSRETKNIVQQLYKAKEVFHPLASQDEPSIKRKLYVKIATLNYFKKFKTYPQPH
- a CDS encoding amino acid racemase, with the translated sequence MKNFFAILGGMGTLTTTNFLVELNKKHNPKKDQDFFNYILFNHAEIPDRTAYILDHSTPSPLPALIEDIEKINLLQPDFIVMPCNTAHYFIDDLKEATSIPIIDMIKETVKAIPFPAHSKKKIGLAVTQGTLESQLYQLELLSKGYEVILPDLIQQNKINQLIYTFIKEQGIINLLLYEEILEDFKLMGSDVTLLGCTELSLANSHDPLKRFPVIDAEKILIDKTFQLAQELKVRDNKALINSDIV
- a CDS encoding multicopper oxidase family protein, with translation MKKNKLITLFLFSLILLIVVSIILILNFNKSNPSLTNNENRTGMFNNDTNSTMGNGQMRSNDTADIIDDSQIQNKLKLPPLLESDQETSTDISYTLTAQAGTTAFKDGPLTETYGYNGSYLGPILRIRKGQNVHLTTVNKLNENTSFHWHGLQIPSNVDGGPHSPIQPNGTATVDFTVMQEAATLWFHPHPEGRTGEQVYNGLAGLIYIEDENSDALDLPKDYGINDFPIIVQDRFFDENNQFNYQDIRNMNGTNGDTLLVNGTIGPYIEVKNERLRLRLVNGSNARNYQFNLSSEENFYQIASDGGFLNEPVQMDTIQLVPGERAEIVVDLSAYKNGDTVQVLDGTAETLSIKIVEEINSEAGSLPKTLNDVSTNFDNISVPDKELTFSGMGNMVAINGKQFDMNRIDLRAKKGITEIWEITNLSDMMSRMIHPFHLHGVQFKVLDRNGEVPPLNEHGWKDTIALYPGETVRIAVEFSKKGIFMYHCHILEHEDNGMMGQILVE
- a CDS encoding response regulator transcription factor — its product is MKILIVDDEPKILDIVEAYLHAKKFQVFRASNGTEAMEKFELVQPNLIVLDLMLPDISGTIICQNIRKTSDVPIILLTAKSTENDILTGLQMGADDYIVKPFSPKELVARVETVLRRSASPAAPEIKWSFDKGILVIYPENKQVFKNQKEIILTPTEFELLALLASHPKQVFSREQLLENVKGLEFDVLDRIIDSHIKNLRQKIEDNTRQPYFILTVYGMGYRFGGRKNESYN
- a CDS encoding HAMP domain-containing sensor histidine kinase, yielding MNRTIKWQFIVSFVSISFIIIGAFSVMTLSLMDNHFAKYVAERQESELLEYTTNLERFYAENDGWPTTAAFDSIGLESLHNSVILKIYDTEKNLLWSPASSDMMGHNQKMLGNSSNMDNMMGSIENTPIEETIPLFNDEQKIGEVLINYMGPAVYSEHDALFIADMKNNLILAAIIALVLSFFFAALVAKKISRPIVKVKNFTRKIAKGNYSSSSPEKTAIKEIDELIVSVNDLSIQLENQQAIRNQLSSDIAHEIRTPLTTLKGNLEAMIDGIWEVTDERLHSCYDEVNRITRLIGSIDTINEIESQQDSLNKTSFDLYLLVENITANFEAFFAKKNIHYSLDGHSLFITADKDKISQVITNLLSNAVKFTPSKGSITLKVSKEKNHALLIVTDTGEGIHPKEINHIFERFYMSDLSRNSSLGGQGIGLAIVKSIIKAHKGTITAESDYGKGSTFTVILPTTK